Proteins from a genomic interval of Kitasatospora herbaricolor:
- a CDS encoding SUKH-3 domain-containing protein codes for MEHALNPLSQTPSRLRPRFPADVAAELKQAGWHPGRWQIQQAEEWADALAGYGTPGDAHGVRHSVFPAAVEAWAEFGGLHFEPSGAGRELARTPFLLDPLCGLHQPRTLADLGRALDTKLAPLGEEMYGRALLAIDEAGRVYSLDHIGEWFLGEGVDEAVTTLLLGTVPERLRTGPPPA; via the coding sequence GCACGCCCTGAACCCGCTCAGTCAGACCCCCTCCCGGCTGCGGCCGCGCTTCCCCGCCGACGTCGCCGCCGAGCTCAAGCAGGCCGGCTGGCACCCCGGCCGCTGGCAGATCCAGCAGGCCGAGGAGTGGGCCGACGCCCTCGCCGGGTACGGCACCCCCGGCGACGCGCACGGCGTACGGCACTCGGTGTTCCCGGCGGCGGTGGAGGCCTGGGCCGAGTTCGGCGGCCTGCACTTCGAACCGTCCGGCGCCGGCCGCGAACTGGCCCGCACCCCGTTCCTGCTCGACCCGCTCTGCGGCCTGCACCAGCCGCGCACCCTGGCCGACCTCGGCCGCGCCCTGGACACCAAACTGGCCCCGCTCGGCGAGGAGATGTACGGCCGGGCACTGCTCGCCATCGACGAGGCCGGCCGGGTCTACAGCCTGGACCACATCGGCGAGTGGTTCCTCGGCGAGGGCGTCGACGAAGCGGTCACCACCCTGCTGCTCGGCACCGTCCCGGAGCGGCTGCGCACCGGCCCGCCGCCGGCCTGA